CGCCGGGCCATCACCGACCTGCGGCAGCTGCTCGACGTGCTCGATCCCCAGCAGGACACCGGGCAGCGGAGCGATGTGCGCGCGCTCGTGGAGCAGGCCCGGCAGGCCGGGCAGCCGGTGGAGTACACCGAGGAAGGCCGCCCGCCCACCGGCACCGCGGGAGCGACGGCATACCGGGTCGTGCAAGAGGCGTTGACCAACGCGCTCAAGTACGCCCACGGCAGCCGCACCAGTGTCCTTGTGCGGCACGGGAACCGGGAGATCACGGTCGAGGTCGCCACCGACAGCGCGGGCTCACCCACCGCGCCGGTCGGCGGCAGCGGACGGGGACTGGCCGGGCTCCGCGAACGGGTCGGCGGGCTCGGCGGCGAGTTCCGGACAGCGCGGCAGGAGGACGGCGGATTCGTGGTGCACGCCCGGATTCCCGCCGGCAGCGCGTCGTGACCCGCGTCCTGGTGTGCGACGACCAGGCGCTGATCCGCGCCGGGTTCACCACGATCATCGACGCCCAGCCCGATCTCGAGGTCGCCGGCGAGTGCGGTGACGGCCGGACCGCGGTCGACCTCGCCGCGCGGCTGCGGCCGGACGTCGTGGTGATGGACGTGCGGATGCCGGTCCTCGACGGCATCGAGGCGACCCGCCTGCTGGCCGGCGCGGGGGTGGCCCAGCCGGTCAAGGTGCTCGTGGTGACCACGTTCAACCTCGACGAATACGTCTACGAGGCGCTGCGGGCCGGCGCCAGCGGGTTCCTCCTCAAGGACGCCCCGCCGGCACAGCTGCTGCACGGCATCCGCACCGTCGCCACCGGAGCCGCTTTGGTGGCCCCGGAGGTGACCCGCCGGCTCATCGGCCGGTTCGCCGCCCGGATCCGGCCGCCGCAGGACACCGACGGCGAAACCCCGCTGACCCCGCGCGAGCTGGAAGTCCTGCGCCTGATCGCCGACGGCCTGTCCAACAGCGAGATCGCGGCGACCCTGGTGCTCAGCCCCGAAACCGTCAAGACCTACGTCTCCCGGATCCTCACCAAGCTCGACCTGCGCGACCGCGTCCAGGCCGTCGTCTACGCCTACCGCCACGGCCTGGCCCGCTGAGCTGTCCCCCGTGCGAGCTACCCGCGAATGTCCACCCCGCGGGGATCTTTCGGACCGCGCCGCTCCTCTAGCGTGCGTGGCGCTGATCGAGAATCCCACTGGAGAACTGAATGTTCCGCAACATCAAGTCAACTGCTGTCGCCGCGCTGCTGTGCGCCGTGGCCGCGCCGGTGCTGGCCGCGTGCGACGAGGCCGCCGAGTCGTCGGAGGCCCCGGCGTCGGCGGCCGCCGGTCAGGAGCCGATCTCCGGCACGGCGAAGATCACCGTCGACGGCCGTTCGGTGAACGTGTCCTGTTCCGGTACCGAGATGGAAGACCGGCCGGTCGTCGTGCTGCTGGCCGGTCTCGGCGATGGTCTGGACAAGCTGGCCGCGTTCCAGCAGACGCTGAGCACCAAGGGCCGGGTCTGTTCCTACGACCGGCTGGGCGAGGGCGCGAGCGACCAGCCGGCCGGTCCGCAGACGTTCGACAGCGCCGGCCGGATTCTGACCGGGGTGCTGGACCGCGTTGCCGGTGACCAACCGGTGGTGCTGGCCGGGCATTCCCTGGGCGGGCTGATCGCCGCCCGTTACGCGCCCGCCCACCGCGACCGGGTCGCGGGTCTTGTGCTGATGGACGCCACGCCGTCGACCATCATCGGCGACACCACGGCGGCGATCCCGGAGTCGGCCACCGGCCCGGCGGCCGAGCTGCGCGCGCAGAGCCTCGCGGTCTACGGCGGGGAGAACCCGGAGATGCTGGCCATGCAGGACGGGGAGGTGGGCTACGCGGGGGACATCCCGGTGGAGGTGATCCGGCACGGGCAGCCGTACCTGGCCGCCGTGCCCGAGTACGGCGCCGCGCTGGAGCAGGCGTGGGCCGCGGGGCAGGACAAGTGGCTGAAACTGTCGAGCGACAGCAACCCGGTCACGGCGGCGAACAGCGGCCACTACATCTACGTCGACCAGCCCGACGTCGCTGTGCAGGCCATCGAGCGCGTCGCCGCTGACGCCTAGCTCGCCGTGGTGAGGAAGTCTTCGACGAGGGTGCTGGCGTGGGGGCGGCATTCCTCGAAGTAGGCGTGGCGTGCTGCGGGGAAGAGGTGCAGGCGGGCGCGGGGGATGCGCTGGGCGAGCAGGGTGGCGTTGACGGCCGGGGTGAGCCGGTCGTCCTCGCCGTGCAGGACGAGTGTGGGGGCGGTGATCCGGGGCAGGGCGTCCCAGGCGTCGTGCTGGTCGCTGGCCCGCAGGTGGTGTTTGCGGGCGTGCGGGGGCATCGACGGGTCGCCGAGCGTGCGGTACGGGCCGGGGTGGGTCGCCCGCCACCCCGGCGTGTACATCAGGTCGGCCAGCGTCTCGCGGGCGTCCGGCCGCAGCAGGGCGCGGCGCACCTCCGCCGACCGCTCGACGGCATGGCGCCCTCCCGGTGAGGTGCAGCCCAGCACGAGCCGGCGCACCCGGTGCGGGTGCCGGATCGCCAGCCACTGCGCCACCCGGCCGCCCATCGAGGTGCCGTACACGTCGGCCTGTTCGATGCCGAGCCCGTCCAGCACCGCGACCACGTCGTCGGCGAACAGCGGGGTGGAGTAGGGCACGTCGGGCTTGCCGCTCGCGCCGGTGCCGCGGTAGTCCATCGTGATGGTGGTCCGGGCGAAGTCGCCGCGGGCGGAGTCCCACCAGGTGTGGTCGTTGGCCTGGCCGGCGAGCAGCACGAGGGGCGGCCCACTGCCCCGGCGCTGCACCGCGAGCGGAGTACCGTCCGGCGCGATCACCCGGTCGTC
The window above is part of the Amycolatopsis thermoflava N1165 genome. Proteins encoded here:
- a CDS encoding response regulator, with the translated sequence MTRVLVCDDQALIRAGFTTIIDAQPDLEVAGECGDGRTAVDLAARLRPDVVVMDVRMPVLDGIEATRLLAGAGVAQPVKVLVVTTFNLDEYVYEALRAGASGFLLKDAPPAQLLHGIRTVATGAALVAPEVTRRLIGRFAARIRPPQDTDGETPLTPRELEVLRLIADGLSNSEIAATLVLSPETVKTYVSRILTKLDLRDRVQAVVYAYRHGLAR
- a CDS encoding alpha/beta fold hydrolase, with the translated sequence MDDRVIAPDGTPLAVQRRGSGPPLVLLAGQANDHTWWDSARGDFARTTITMDYRGTGASGKPDVPYSTPLFADDVVAVLDGLGIEQADVYGTSMGGRVAQWLAIRHPHRVRRLVLGCTSPGGRHAVERSAEVRRALLRPDARETLADLMYTPGWRATHPGPYRTLGDPSMPPHARKHHLRASDQHDAWDALPRITAPTLVLHGEDDRLTPAVNATLLAQRIPRARLHLFPAARHAYFEECRPHASTLVEDFLTTAS
- a CDS encoding alpha/beta fold hydrolase, whose protein sequence is MFRNIKSTAVAALLCAVAAPVLAACDEAAESSEAPASAAAGQEPISGTAKITVDGRSVNVSCSGTEMEDRPVVVLLAGLGDGLDKLAAFQQTLSTKGRVCSYDRLGEGASDQPAGPQTFDSAGRILTGVLDRVAGDQPVVLAGHSLGGLIAARYAPAHRDRVAGLVLMDATPSTIIGDTTAAIPESATGPAAELRAQSLAVYGGENPEMLAMQDGEVGYAGDIPVEVIRHGQPYLAAVPEYGAALEQAWAAGQDKWLKLSSDSNPVTAANSGHYIYVDQPDVAVQAIERVAADA